The following is a genomic window from Suricata suricatta isolate VVHF042 unplaced genomic scaffold, meerkat_22Aug2017_6uvM2_HiC HiC_scaffold_9258, whole genome shotgun sequence.
CAGAGGCAAAGGCCCCTGCGCCCTCAGGGACCCAGGAGAAGAGCCAGGCGCCCTCAGGGACCGAGGAGGAGCGTGGGCTCCCGCTCCAGGAGAGCCCAGCTGCAGTTCTCCGTCAGCCGCATGGAGCATCTCCTGCGGGAGAGTCCCTACATGAAGCGCCTGAGCCCATCCACACCCATCTTCCTGGCCGGCATTCTCGAGTACCTGACGGCCAAAGTCCTGGATCTGGCGAGCAAGGAGGCCCGCAGTGACCACAAGACGC
Proteins encoded in this region:
- the LOC115285350 gene encoding histone H2A-beta, sperm-like, coding for MSRRRRPRRRQGPRRRARRPQGPRRSVGSRSRRAQLQFSVSRMEHLLRESPYMKRLSPSTPIFLAGILEYLTAKVLDLASKEARSDHKTRITPEHVQRALGSHQHLSCLLEGHSSSRSIRCPPAKKGRGLS